The Microtus pennsylvanicus isolate mMicPen1 chromosome 5, mMicPen1.hap1, whole genome shotgun sequence DNA segment CACTGAAGTCGGGTTATGTTTGTGTAAATATTTCCTTGAATTTCTAGAGCTGTCCTAGCCATCCCTATAGGCAGAGTATGGTTGGTTGCCAAGAAGGACAGCAGTGTCAGGCGACAGTGTTATTTGTGTGTAGATTGTGGTTGGGCAGTTAATCAGGGAGTTCCTAGACCCCAGGTCGATGGGAGTGCTGTTCTTACTTGACCTGTATGCACGGACAAGCTTGGGTCCAATAAACAGTCTAATTGAATTCTATATTATAGTACTTTACCCAGTGTCCAGGTTTGGTCAGGTTTCTAGGTCCAGAGCCCTTTAATGAAGGGGAGACCACATTCCTTTGAGTGAAATctttcttcctgttcctgctAGCCTTGAACGGGATGATGTGCACTGGGAAGAGAAGTTAAACCTCTCAGATTACTGGATTTTGGCTTTTAACTGCACTAATTTCAGATAACACCCCAAATCATCATGATCTATAGGTAGATCTTGCTCAGCTTTGTCTCACAGTCTGAAGAGGATGCCAGAACCACCCTGTGGTCGTTCCTTCAGAAGGCCTCATTGTAGCATGCACTCTGCAGCTTACAGAGTCTCCACTTGGTCCTGTGACTACAGCCCGGGGACTGTTGCACCAGGAAAAGGGAAATGTTAGCCACTCACCAGGTTAGGGTCACTGTGAATTTGAGATTTCTACCCCATCTTCCTTCAGATCacttctttggcctatggaaaAACCAAGTGAATGACAATGGATTAGTCTAAGCTTAACTGGGTGGTGATCCAATCagatgggttttttggttttgctggaTATGTTATCTCTTGGCCTGTTTGCAGTtcctagtttgttttgttttccctcctTATCCATAGTAAAGACAACCAGGAGCAGGTTTGCTTTCAGCTGACAAGAGCAGCAACATACTTCCACTGTCTTTTAAGaggttttattaattaaatacaggatctctgtgtagtcctgtctgtcctggaacttgtttagtagatcaggctggcttcaaattcagagatcttcctgcctctgcctaagagctgggattaaagttatgctccacccctgcctggccttaagattttttttttaaattatgtatagatatgtgtgtCTGAGTTAGGGTATGTGTACATAGTTCAGCTGCCCACAAAGGCCAAAGGAAGTCATCAGATCTGGGACTGGGATGACAGACGCTTGTGGGTCTCCTGATGTGACTTCTGAGAGCTAAACTCGGGTCCCCTAAAagagctcctaaccactgagccatttctccagtccctcatCTTATTCTGAAGGTATATCAATTCATCAGCTCTGTGTCATAATTTAGTTCCCACATGATTTCAGTCAGCTTTGCCTTCTACAAAACAGAACTGGTACATTGATGATATAATTGCAGATTGGAGCAGTGTTTGTAACATGGGGAAGATGTAGACTGGTCTAGATTTATTGGCATGTCTATGGGCAGGAGATACATCGAACAAAACACCAGAGGGATTTCCAGGATCCCTGTGATGTAAGGTAGAGGATAAACTAAACCACCTCACCTTCTGTGATCCGGGAAAGGGTAGGACAGCTGATGGACTTCTACCTTAAATCCCATGGGATTTAGGCAAAATATTCTTCATCTGGTATTACTGAGTACCTGGGAAAgctgtttgttttaaatgtggTCCAAAGCAAGGGAAGTCTCTGCCACACATCAAGGATGCTGCACAAATTGCTCTGCTGCTGGGGCTGTGGGATCCAGCAGACCCAAACTGATCCTGAGGTCACAGTGCGGACAGGTGTTCCCTTCAGCCTTTGGGAGGATGCTGGAGGATTTGGGGGTGAAGTCCTGCCATCCTCTGGATGCATATTCTTTTGAGAAATACCTTTTCGCTTGGTGGCTAGCCTAAGCAGGGACCGGAGATTTAACTGTGGGTTACCAAGTGGCCTTTTATCATGTATTGTGTATCATGACTGGGTTGTTGTCTTACTCACCTCTCCATAATTTTGAGCACGCCCAGCATTTTGTTATCAAATGAAGGAGCATGTAATACTATTGGACTTGACCAAGTACTGAAGGCACTTGGTCCATGTGGTCCCTGCACCTGCTCCACTGATTCTCCCTCCCAATCTGCACCCATGAATTCCTAAGGAGTTTCCTATAATCTGCTAAcagagaaagataagaaaaaaatcccGCTTAGTTGGCAGGAGGTTTTGTGTAGCATTCACGATAGTCCATTTCTGGGACATACCTAAAAGACATTCACAGAAGACAGGAGACTGTAGAAGTCTTCAGCAACAGAGtccctttattattttatagagaGTCTTCCTAtgttgctcaggctagccttcaactcctGGGATCAGGTGCCCCTGAGACATTACCTCTATACTTGGTTAGGAAGTGTATTTCCATAGATCGTACCGCCATTGAGAGAACGACCTGATGTGTGTTTGGGTCAGACCAGGTCCCCAGATTTGGGCTCTGTAGCAGCACCGTGTCTGTGTATCCAAGGAGACCACAGGGTTCTGGGTTGGGAGTTAGGCTCATTTGGAGCCTGTAGTGTAGACTCTACTCTGGTCTTAGGAGCTGTATTGATTAGTTTTTggtcatttggaaagagggaagcTCAGCTGAGCAAAgacctccatcagactggcctggagagatgtcttgggcattttcttgactaatgattgatgggggatgatccagcctactgtgggtggtgttgcaagctgaacaagccatggtgagcaagccagtaagcagtgttcctccatggtcctTACTCTGCGTTTGTTCTTGCCCTGCTCTCTTCTCTTTGCTGGATGGTAATCTGTCCCAGCCAGGTTGCTTTTGAtcctggtgtttatcacagtaatagaaaccaaACAGAGAATGTCAGACCAGAACCTGGAGAAGGTCTGGCCTGACTGTCTTTCAGACTGAGGCTCCTGGATAAGACTTGACCTATTTGTGTGGTCCTAATGACACTCAGGGTTGTCTGGCTCTGTGTGCTTGTGTTAGATTGGGTTCTCAGGACTGACAGGACTCTAGAACTTAACCAAGGCTGACACTCTATCTGGTCATGTTGAAATTCATGTCACGTCTTAGGCTTTATCTAGGAGACacaggaagggctgggacttTGCTTCAGACAGGGATTCAGAGCAGATTGTGGTCTGTTTGCCTTGTTCTGTGTCTCCTAATGAAACTGTAGGCATTCataaagaattttaactttttcaAGAACTGTGAAGAAGATAAAAGGAATCTAGAAGGATAGATACAAACAGATCTATTTTGGGGGATTAGTAACAGAATGTTCTAAGAATTTATCAAGTCACAGCTGCAACAAGAGGCTCCTTCGAGCCCTAAGCTGCTCTGAACCCACCCAGCCTGTCAGTACAGACTGCCTAATTCTTGTGTGCAGAGGCCACGGCCCCAGCCTCTAGCTGATGATGCCATCTATCCCGGTaactccctctcccctctcatgTTCTCTGACTTCTCTCTGATGTCTTGGGGTGATCGCTTTCCACAGAGCATTTTCTCTATGTGTTGCCGGATCTCCTTAGTTCTCATCCCATAAATGAGAGGATTCAAGGCTCCTGGGAGCAGCAGGTATATGGCACTGAGTAGGTTCTGGACATCTTGAGACACAGTCTTGGCCACTCGAAAGACAATGGAAGTAGACAGACCAGAAAGATAGATGGTGAGGATGACCAGTAAGTGGGACCCACAAGTGTGCAAGGCCTTGGCTCGGGCTCCCCCAGAAGAGATCCGGAAGGCAGCATAGATGATACGGGTGTAGGAGGTTCCCAATAAGGTCAGGTCAAAGGTCACGGTGACCAACCGCATAGCCAATCCTAACCGATTGTTGAAGGTCAGGTCTCCACAGGCTATGTTCAGCAGTGCAATGTATTCGCAGGTGAAGTGCTGTATCACCGATGTCCTGCAGAATCGAGCTGTGGCAGTTACTACCACTAGGGAGACTGCTACTCCTAGGCTCCGTGTCAGAGCGAAGGTAGCAATCAGGCCCAGTAAATGAGAGGTCATCAGTTCTGAATAGCGAAGTGGGTGACAAATGGCCACGTAGCGATCGAGGGCCATGGCTAACAGGAGATTGTAGTCCAGAAGGAGCGTGAAGTAGATAAAGAACATTTGTACCAGGCAGCCACGTAGCGAGATGGGATTGGCGTAGCGCACAAAGCCTTCCAGCATTTTAGGCATCACAGTCGTGGAGGCACAGACGTTGACAGCCAGGAGCAGGGCAATGAGCACGTACATTGGCTGATGCAGACTTCTCTGGGCCACCACTGTATGGATGACTAAGGCATTGGCAGAAATGATGGACAcgtagaggaaggaaagaggcaggACCAGAAGGGGGCGCCACTCGCGCAGTCCAGGGAAGCCCACCAGGAGGAAGCTGGTGTAGGAAAAGTTGAAGATGCTGGCGTTTCCACCCTTGCCCATTGACTCTGCTCCTGGGCTGGCACCACGCTTGAGAATCAGAGGCTGATAGAACAAAATGCTTATTTTAGGAGCCTGAGGCTGGCATGGTGAAATGctacctgtggtgtgtgtgtgtgtgtgtgtgagtgtgtgtgtgagtgtgtgagtgtgtgtgtgagtgtgtgtatatgtgtatgagtatgtgtgtgagtgtgtgtgtatgagtgtgtgtgtatgagtgtgtgtgtgagtgtgtgtgtgagtgtgtgtgtatgtgtgtgtgtatgtgtatgagtgtgtgtgtgagtgtgtgtgtatgtgtatgagtgtgtgtgtgagtgtgtgtgtatgtgtatgagtgtgtgtgtgagtgtgtgtgactgtgtgtgtatgtgtgtgtgtgtgtaagtgtgtgtgtgtgtatgtgtatgagtgtgtgtatgtaagtgtgtgtgttccTTGGGAGCAGACATGTACACCGCCAGGTGTTTGGGGAGCAACACAGATGAATAAGACATTCCTTGTCCTCAGGGAGCTcctggttttctctgtgtaaaatagaaatgtatgggatacatttatatatgtttgGGGGATTTTATAGTTGTTTTATTGTAGGATAAAATGTTAGACAGAAGATTAGATGTGGTATATAAGAGGGTGAAAATGATGTTCGGaggtaaaacaataaaaaatcttTAGCTAGGAGGACAAGAAAGTATAGAAAGTATCTTTGTTCCTAGGAATTTGGGAAAAGACCCAAGTAAGGTT contains these protein-coding regions:
- the LOC142850761 gene encoding olfactory receptor 52L1-like: MGKGGNASIFNFSYTSFLLVGFPGLREWRPLLVLPLSFLYVSIISANALVIHTVVAQRSLHQPMYVLIALLLAVNVCASTTVMPKMLEGFVRYANPISLRGCLVQMFFIYFTLLLDYNLLLAMALDRYVAICHPLRYSELMTSHLLGLIATFALTRSLGVAVSLVVVTATARFCRTSVIQHFTCEYIALLNIACGDLTFNNRLGLAMRLVTVTFDLTLLGTSYTRIIYAAFRISSGGARAKALHTCGSHLLVILTIYLSGLSTSIVFRVAKTVSQDVQNLLSAIYLLLPGALNPLIYGMRTKEIRQHIEKMLCGKRSPQDIREKSENMRGERELPG